A single window of Saccharomyces kudriavzevii IFO 1802 strain IFO1802 genome assembly, chromosome: 16 DNA harbors:
- the LOA1 gene encoding lysophosphatidic acid acyltransferase LOA1 (similar to Saccharomyces cerevisiae LOA1 (YPR139C); ancestral locus Anc_3.477) — protein sequence MEKYTNWRDNGTGIAPFLPNTIRKPNSAMAACSMVLMVIKIIIMLPLIILYSLTNQNGLLALILKFVFSWKEEVTVQGIKKRDVEKSKHYPQKGKLYICNCTSPLDALSVLLLAQGPVSLLVPSNDVVYKVSVKNFIDFVLAGGLDIKVYGHEIAELSQLGDTVNFMFAEGTSCNGKTVLPFGISGKKLKQFVDPSMATMSPAMAKSIKFELQTIQVRTNKTAITTLPISNMEYLSRLLNKGVHVKCKINEPQVISDDLEELRITLNGGDKYKLVSRKLDVESKRKFVKEFTTDQRKKKN from the coding sequence ATGGAAAAGTACACCAATTGGAGAGATAATGGTACAGGAATAGCTCCGTTTTTACCAAACACAATCAGGAAACCAAATTCGGCGATGGCAGCGTGCTCTATGGTTCTCATGGTCATAAAGATCATTATCATGCTACCACTGATTATCTTGTACAGCTTAACCAATCAGAACGGTTTACTGGCTttaatattgaaatttgtaTTCAGTTGGAAGGAAGAAGTTACTGTACAGGGAATTAAGAAACGCGATGTGGAGAAATCCAAGCATTACCCACAGAAGGGCAAGCTTTATATTTGCAATTGTACCTCACCCTTAGATGCCTTATCAGTTTTATTATTAGCACAGGGCCCGGTTTCGTTGCTGGTGCCATCCAATGACGTCGTATACAAAGTTTCTgttaaaaatttcattgacTTTGTCCTCGCCGGTGGGTTGGATATCAAGGTATATGGCCACGAGATAGCCGAGCTATCACAATTGGGCGACACTGTGAATTTTATGTTTGCCGAGGGAACCTCGTGTAATGGTAAAACCGTTTTACCCTTCGGTATAAgcggaaaaaaattgaaacaatTCGTCGATCCCTCCATGGCCACAATGAGTCCTGCAATGGCCAAAAGTATAAAATTCGAGCTGCAAACCATCCAGGTTAGAACCAACAAAACCGCCATAACCACGCTGCCCATCTCCAACATGGAATATTTATCGAGACTGTTGAACAAGGGAGTCCATGTGAAGTGCAAAATCAACGAGCCCCAAGTAATCTCTGATGATCTAGAGGAATTGCGTATTACTTTAAATGGCGGCGATAAATATAAACTAGTATCACGCAAGCTAGACGTAGAATCGAAGAGGAAATTTGTGAAGGAATTCACCACTGACCAGCgtaagaagaaaaactaa
- the TAZ1 gene encoding lysophosphatidylcholine acyltransferase (similar to Saccharomyces cerevisiae TAZ1 (YPR140W); ancestral locus Anc_3.478) has translation MSFKNVLERGDEFLESYPRRNPIWRFLSYSTALLTFGVSKLLLFTCYNVKVNDFEKLEAALERSKNENRGLMTVMNHMSMVDDPLVWATLPYKLFTSLDNIRWSLGAHNICFQNKFLANFFSLGQVLSTERFGVGPFQGSIDASVRLLSPDDTLDLEWTPHSEDSRFPKKTGENYTPPIIRSKPSWVHVYPEGFVLQLYPPFENSMRYFKWGIARMILEATKPPIVVPIFATGFEKIASEAASDSMLRQILPRNFGSEINVTIGDSLDDNLIDEYRKEWRHLVEKYYDPKNPNDFSDELKYGEEAQNLRSRLAAELRSHVADIRNEVRKLPREDPRFKSPSWWKRFNTTEGKSDPDVKVVGENWAIRRMQKFLPSENEPKRKDN, from the coding sequence atGTCCTTTAAAAATGTCCTGGAGAGGGGAGATGAATTTCTAGAATCCTATCCAAGAAGAAACCCCATTTGGAGGTTTTTGTCATATAGCACAGCATTGCTTACCTTCGGCGTATCAAAGCTACTTCTTTTTACATGCTACAATGTCAAAGTAaacgattttgaaaaactagaAGCGGCCTTAGAACGCtcaaagaatgaaaatagAGGTCTCATGACAGTGATGAACCATATGAGTATGGTCGATGATCCATTAGTTTGGGCAACACTACCGTATAAGCTATTTACCTCATTAGACAATATAAGGTGGTCCTTAGGCGCCCATAACAtttgtttccaaaataaATTTCTGgccaactttttttcactggGCCAAGTACTTTCCACGGAAAGATTTGGGGTGGGACCATTTCAAGGTTCTATAGATGCTTCGGTAAGGTTGTTAAGTCCTGATGATACTTTAGACTTAGAATGGACTCCTCATTCGGAGGACTCCCGTTTTCCCAAAAAAACAGGAGAAAACTACACTCCACCAATCATAAGGTCAAAGCCATCTTGGGTTCACGTTTATCCCGAGGGTTTCGTACTACAATTATATCCGCCgtttgaaaattcaatgagGTATTTCAAGTGGGGTATTGCAAGGATGATTTTAGAGGCAACAAAGCCGCCTATTGTTGTTCCAATTTTTGCTACcggatttgaaaaaatagctTCCGAAGCGGCTTCAGATTCTATGCTTAGACAAATTTTACCGAGAAATTTTGGTTCTGAGATAAACGTTACGATCGGAGATTCTTTGGATGACAATTTGATTGATGAATACAGAAAAGAATGGAGGCACTTGGTCGAGAAATATTACGATCCCAAAAATCCCAATGATTTCTCTGACGAGCTGAAATACGGTGAGGAAGCACAAAATTTAAGAAGCAGATTAGCCGCTGAACTAAGATCACATGTTGCTGACATTAGAAATGAAGTTCGGAAATTGCCGCGTGAAGACCCTAGGTTCAAGTCACCCTCATGGTGGAAACGATTTAACACCACAGAGGGTAAATCCGATCCGGACGTTAAAGTTGTTGGTGAGAATTGGGCAATAAGGAGAATGCAGAAGTTTTTACCCTCGGAGAACGAACCAAAACGTAAAGACAACTAA
- the KAR3 gene encoding Kar3p (similar to Saccharomyces cerevisiae KAR3 (YPR141C); ancestral locus Anc_3.479) produces MMDTLPRTPTKAKPTQQLSTPSPKNDILVMGGYKRRNTTTPPPKRVLSKPQQPDVHRHSLAGQNRISMSPNRELLRNYRGTANLVYGNQKSNSGVTSFYKENVNELNRTQAILFEKKATLDLLKDELTETKERINAVNLKFETLREEKIKIEQQLNLKNNELISIKEEFLSKKQFMNEGHEIHLKQLAASNKKDLKKMENEYKTKIEKLKFMKIKQFENERAALLDKIEEIRNKIIMNPSTLQEMLNESEQKQVLEKELWLTEYQTQWKNNMELNNKHMKDIENVKKEIEYTLKPKLTEKKKLLTEKCNEYETLNVEVEEKKKETAKLRNEVASKEKANRETLDKINELEEYIKDTEIGMKELNEILVKEETVRRTLHNELQELRGNIRVYCRIRPPLETLENLDTSLIRVNEFDDNRGVQSMEVTKIQSTTQVHEFKFDKIFDQQNTNEDVFKEVGQLVQSSLDGYNVCIFAYGQTGSGKTFTMLNTGDGIIPSTISHIFSWINKLKTKGWDYKVNCEFIEIYNENIVDLLRNDSIGKDDTNTNSKHEIRHDQETKTTMITNVTSCQLESEERVDMILKKANKLRSTASTASNEHSSRSHSIFMIHLSGSNAKTGAQSYGTLNLVDLAGSERINISQVVGDRLRETQNINKSLSCLGDVIHALGQPDSTKRHIPFRNSKLTYLLQYSLTGDSKTLMFVNISPSSSHINETLNSLRFASKVNSTRMVSRK; encoded by the coding sequence ATGATGGATACTCTACCACGTACACCTACAAAAGCTAAACCTACTCAGCAACTCTCCACACCATctccaaaaaatgatattttaGTTATGGGAGGCTACAAAAGAAGGAATACGACGACACCGCCGCCTAAACGGGTCCTTTCGAAGCCACAACAGCCAGATGTTCACCGGCATTCGTTAGCGGGCCAGAACCGCATATCTATGTCTCCAAATCGCGAGCTTTTAAGAAATTACAGGGGTACAGCGAATTTGGTTTATGGAAATCAGAAAAGTAATTCTGGGGTGACTTCCttttacaaagaaaatgtcaATGAACTAAACAGGACACAAGCCATtctatttgaaaaaaaagcaactTTAGACTTATTGAAAGATGAGCTaacagaaacaaaagagAGAATCAATGCCGTTAATCTCAAGTTCGAAACTCTTCGTGaggaaaagataaaaattgAACAGCAACTGAATCTAAAAAACAACGAACTTATCTCCATAAAAGAGGAATTTTTGTCAAAGAAACAGTTCATGAATGAAGGTCATGAAATACATTTAAAGCAGCTCGCAGCGTCAAATAAGAAGGacctgaagaaaatggaaaatgaGTACAAAACAAAGATTGAGAAACTGAAGTttatgaaaataaaacaatttgaaaatgaaagagcGGCACTGTTAGATAAAATAGAAGAGATTAGAAATAAAATTATCATGAACCCTTCCACTTTACAAGAAATGTTGAATGAGTCTGAACAAAAGCAAGTACTGGAAAAAGAACTATGGCTAACAGAGTATCAAACACAATGGAAAAACAATATGGAATTGAACAATAAACATATGAAGGACATCGAGAACGTTAAAAAGGAGATCGAATATACCTTAAAACCTAAATTGacagagaaaaagaagctcTTGACAGAGAAGTGTAACGAGTATGAAACTCTTAATGTAGaggttgaagaaaagaaaaaagaaacagcaAAGCTAAGGAATGAAGTAGCATCGAAAGAGAAGGCTAATCGAGAAACTTTAGATAAAATCAATGAGCTTGAAGAGTATATAAAAGACACTGAGATAGGAATGAAGGAgttgaatgaaattttaGTTAAAGAGGAAACAGTAAGACGCACATTACACAATGAGTTACAGGAACTACGAGGAAATATACGGGTTTATTGTAGAATTCGTCCGCCTTTAGAAACCTTGGAGAATTTGGATACTAGTCTCATTAGAgttaatgaatttgatgacaatCGGGGTGTTCAATCTATGGAAGttacaaaaattcaaagtaCCACACAAGTGCATGAATTCAAGTTTgataaaatctttgatCAACAAAATACGAATGAGGacgttttcaaagaagttgGACAATTAGTACAGAGTTCATTGGATGGTTATAACGTCTGTATTTTTGCATATGGTCAGACAGGGTCCGGGAAAACCTTCACGATGTTGAATACAGGAGATGGTATTATTCCTTCCACAATATCTCATATATTCAGTTGGATCAACAAGTTGAAGACAAAAGGCTGGGACTACAAAGTCAACTGTGAATTCATCGAGATATATAACGAGAACATCGTAGATCTGCTGAGAAATGACAGTATTGGTAAGGACGACACGAATACCAATTCAAAGCATGAAATACGCCACGATCAGGAAACTAAGACTACTATGATAACAAACGTTACGAGCTGCCAGCTTGAATCAGAGGAAAGAGTTGATATGATTCTGAAAAAGGCAAACAAGCTAAGATCTACAGCTAGCACAGCGTCGAACGAGCATTCTTCCCGTTCACACAGTATTTTCATGATACATTTGTCTGGATCAAATGCAAAAACTGGAGCACAATCGTATGGAACCCTTAATCTTGTTGATCTGGCTGGTTCTGAAAGGATAAATATTTCTCAGGTCGTAGGAGATCGGTTAAGAGAAACTCAGAATATCAACAAATCATTAAGTTGTTTAGGTGACGTTATTCATGCATTAGGTCAACCTGATAGTACAAAAAGGCATATACCATTTAggaattcaaaattgaCGTACCTACTACAATATTCGTTGACCGGGGACTCGAAGACATTAATGTTCGTTAACATTTCGCCAAGTTCTTCGCATATAAATGAAACGTTAAATTCATTAAGATTTGCCTCTAAAGTGAATTCAACCAGAATGGTCAGTAGAAAATGA
- the RRP15 gene encoding rRNA-processing protein RRP15 (similar to Saccharomyces cerevisiae RRP15 (YPR143W); ancestral locus Anc_3.480) codes for MSSKYTVKTKQNKRTKKDVEAESDRKGGSNAELKNNLKKKTVSKEDKEEANEQDSSDNESSENIENQGSDVEEEEDDDFPRKKKSKKSKHDDGSAGFSTAVNAILSSHLKAYDRKDPIMARNKKVLKQSESEKLEYKAKKALLAEKKKLLGKARKRDIIPIVSGEKKSENIRKVLENETTLRKIAQKGAVKLFNAILATQVKTDKEITENLSGIKNKEEKRELITEVSKEKFLDLVKAAAASDSE; via the coding sequence ATGAGTTCTAAATATACAGTGAAAACTAAGCAAAACAAGAGAACTAAAAAGGACGTTGAAGCTGAGTCCGATAGAAAGGGGGGAAGTAACGCAGAGTTAAAAaataacttgaaaaaaaagacagtGTCGaaagaagacaaagagGAAGCAAACGAACAAGATAGTTCCGATAATGAATCGTCAGAAAATATAGAAAATCAAGGAAGtgatgttgaagaagaagaggatgacGATTTcccaagaaagaagaaatcaaagaagagTAAGCATGATGATGGTTCCGCTGGATTCTCTACCGCAGTCAATGCTATTTTATCATCACATCTTAAAGCATATGACAGGAAAGATCCTATTATGGCCAGAAATaagaaagttttgaaacaaAGTGAATCAGAAAAGCTAGAATATAAGGCGAAAAAGGCTCTGTTggcagaaaaaaaaaagctgtTGGGCAAAGCTAGGAAACGGGATATTATCCCGATTGTTtctggagaaaaaaaatctgaGAATATAAGAAAGGTACTTGAGAATGAGACAACACTTAGAAAAATTGCTCAAAAAGGTGCCGTGAAGTTATTTAATGCCATCCTAGCCACTCAAGTGAAGACagacaaagaaattacCGAAAACTTAAGTGGAATTAAGaacaaagaggaaaagagaGAGTTAATTACCGAAGTTTCcaaggaaaaatttctgGATTTGGTTAAAGCAGCGGCAGCAAGCGACAGTGAGTaa
- the NOC4 gene encoding ribosome biosynthesis protein NOC4 (similar to Saccharomyces cerevisiae NOC4 (YPR144C); ancestral locus Anc_3.482), producing the protein MLILEIKEIAKKLTATCDRKQYNSIIKLVNELVIPEDVTQLKEEETERSLRFLVMSLFQIFKKMFSREDLTLPSSKKATLEKEQFVKWCRKVYEAFKTKLLSVISDIPFETSLGLDSLDVYLQLMDLESTHLASKKDAPFFPNKTLRQLIIALWSSNMSEVEDAKSSGASGNVILIEFTEKYYKKFADIQYYFQSEFNQLLEDPTYQELLLKNVGKWLTLANHDEHCSNADADLEIFVPNPPQAVENESKFKSNFEKNWLSLLNSQLSLQQYKSILLILHKRIIPHFHTPTKLMDFLTDSYNLRSSNNNAGVIPILALNGLFELMRRFNLEYPNFYMKLYQIINPDLMHVKYRARFFRLMDIFLSSTHLSAHLVASFIKRLARLTLESPPSAIVSVIPFVYNLIRKHPNCMIMLHNPAFISDPFQTPDQVAHLKTLKENYVDPFNVNESDPELTHALESSLWELASLMEHYHPNVATLAKVFAQPFKKLSYNMEDFLDWNYDSLLSAESSRKLKTLPTLEFEAFAGVFDDEGGDDTQSSQGNIYLAGVAW; encoded by the coding sequence ATGCTTATATTAGAAATCAAAGAGATTGCCAAGAAGCTGACCGCTACTTGCGACAGAAAGCAGTATAACTCGATTATTAAATTGGTCAATGAACTAGTGATTCCCGAGGATGTCACTCAGTTGAAAGAGGAGGAGACCGAAAGGAGCTTGAGGTTTTTGGTCATGTCGTTATTccaaatattcaagaagatGTTTTCTCGTGAAGATTTGACGCTTCCTTCATCCAAAAAGGCTACTTTAGAGAAAGAACAATTTGTTAAGTGGTGTAGAAAAGTTTATGAAGCTTTCAAGACAAAACTGCTGAGCGTCATTTCGGACATACCATTTGAAACTTCTCTTGGTTTAGATTCTCTTGACGTCTACTTGCAACTGATGGATCTGGAATCTACACATCTTGCATCTAAAAAGGACGCCCCATTTTTCCCGAATAAAACATTGAGACAATTAATCATTGCCCTATGGTCCTCGAATATGAGTGAGGTAGAAGATGCCAAGAGCTCTGGCGCGTCTGGAAATGTAATCCTGATAGAATTCACCGAAAAATACTATAAGAAATTCGCAGATATCCAATACTATTTTCAGTCTGAATTCAACCAACTTTTGGAAGACCCCACTTACCAGGAGTTGCTTTTAAAAAACGTTGGTAAATGGTTGACTCTGGCGAACCACGATGAGCATTGTTCCAACGCGGATGCAGATTTAGAGATTTTTGTACCAAACCCTCCACAAGCCGTCGAGAACGAGTCCAAATTTAAGtcaaattttgagaagaaTTGGTTATCTCTATTAAACAGCCAGTTGTCTCTACAACAGTATAAATCTATCCTGCTAATTTTGCATAAGAGAATAATACCTCACTTCCACACCCCAACCAAACTGATGGATTTTCTGACTGACTCCTACAACTTGCGAAGCTCCAATAACAACGCTGGTGTTATCCCCATCCTAGCTTTGAACGGCCTTTTCGAATTAATGAGAAGGTTCAACTTGGAATACCCAAATTTTTATATGAAGCTCTATCAAATTATCAATCCAGATCTAATGCATGTTAAATATAGAGCAAGATTCTTCAGACTAATGGATATATTTTTGTCGTCAACACATTTATCAGCCCATTTAGTGGCCTCTTTCATAAAGAGACTGGCAAGACTCACGCTTGAATCGCCTCCTTCGGCTATCGTTTCAGTGATTCCTTTTGTTTACAATTTAATCAGGAAGCACCCAAACTGCATGATTATGCTACACAATCCGGCTTTCATTTCTGACCCGTTCCAGACCCCCGATCAAGTGGCTCACTTGAAAACCctgaaagaaaactatGTGGATCCATTCAATGTTAACGAATCAGACCCTGAATTAACTCATGCACTGGAGTCCTCTCTGTGGGAGCTAGCGTCACTAATGGAACACTATCATCCCAACGTAGCCACATTAGCGAAGGTCTTCGCTCAaccattcaagaaattgagtTATAACATGGAAGACTTCTTGGATTGGAACTATGACTCCTTACTCAGTGCAgaatcttcaagaaaattaaaaacACTTCCCACACTAGAATTCGAGGCTTTTGCTGGTGTTTTTGATGACGAAGGGGGTGATGACACTCAATCGTCACAAGGTAACATCTATTTAGCAGGGGTTGCATGGTGA